A genomic window from Streptomyces sp. WMMC940 includes:
- a CDS encoding DUF5996 family protein: MTGDRTTDAPTAWPALRVADWTATRDTLHMWMQIVGKIRLAHAPLLNHWWQVTSYVSPRGLTTSAIPYRSGVFDIEFDFVDHRLVVRTSEGDVRTIALEPKPVADFYRETMQALGELGIPTRIQPAPNEVEVAIPFAEDDRHDAYDPAAAHLFWRQLLQADRVLGEFRSYYVGKVSPVHFFWGAMDLACTRFSGRPAPPHPGGAPNCGDWVMKEGYSRELSSCGFWPGGGEEGAFYAYAYPEPDGFADHAVAPGAAFYSKDNGQFLLPYEAVRTADDPDRALAEFLHTTYEAAAEHGGWDRAALEDDPDRWALQRPRHHRRQRRGG; encoded by the coding sequence ATGACGGGGGACCGCACAACCGACGCGCCGACCGCATGGCCCGCGCTGCGCGTGGCCGACTGGACCGCGACACGGGACACGCTCCACATGTGGATGCAGATCGTGGGCAAGATCAGGCTGGCGCACGCCCCACTGCTCAACCACTGGTGGCAGGTCACCTCGTACGTCAGTCCCCGCGGTCTGACGACGTCCGCGATCCCCTACCGGTCGGGTGTCTTCGACATCGAGTTCGACTTCGTCGATCACCGGCTGGTCGTCCGCACCAGTGAGGGCGACGTCCGCACCATCGCACTGGAGCCCAAACCGGTGGCGGACTTCTATCGCGAGACGATGCAGGCCCTCGGCGAACTCGGGATTCCGACGAGGATCCAGCCGGCCCCGAACGAGGTCGAAGTGGCGATCCCCTTCGCCGAGGACGACCGGCACGACGCCTACGACCCCGCCGCCGCACACCTGTTCTGGCGGCAGTTGCTGCAGGCGGACCGGGTGCTGGGCGAGTTCCGCTCGTACTACGTCGGCAAGGTCAGCCCGGTGCACTTCTTCTGGGGCGCGATGGACCTGGCCTGCACCCGCTTCTCCGGTAGGCCGGCACCGCCCCACCCGGGCGGGGCGCCGAACTGCGGCGACTGGGTGATGAAGGAGGGCTACTCCCGCGAGCTGAGCAGCTGCGGCTTCTGGCCGGGTGGTGGGGAGGAGGGCGCCTTCTACGCGTACGCCTATCCCGAACCCGACGGCTTCGCCGACCACGCGGTCGCGCCCGGGGCCGCGTTCTACAGCAAGGACAACGGCCAGTTCCTCCTGCCGTACGAGGCGGTCCGCACCGCCGACGACCCCGACCGCGCCCTCGCCGAGTTCCTGCACACGACCTACGAGGCGGCGGCCGAGCACGGAGGGTGGGACCGGGCGGCACTGGAGGACGATCCCGACCGGTGGGCCCTGCAGCGGCCACGCCACCACCGACGCCAACGCCGAGGGGGCTGA
- a CDS encoding MFS transporter encodes MTTPRPTPAPRTAAPARGDGNGIALLVIASCQLMVVLDATIVNIALPHIQRSLQFSTTGLAWVVSAYTLAFGGLLLLGGRTGDILGRRRVFITGVLVFVVASLLGGLAQNAPQLLAARALQGAGGAVASPTALALISTTFREGPERNRAFGVFAAVSAAGGAIGLLAGGVIVEWLDWRWVFFVNVPIGLLIVLAAPRRIRESARHPGHFDIAGALTSTLGMVLIVYAFIRAAQDGWRDGVTLASFASAAVVLTVFVVVETRSRQPITPLHMFADRNRAGTYGMMLSLAAAMFGMFFFLTLFVQNVLGFSPLRAGLSFLPVSAVIATGAGVASRLLPRFGPKPFMVTGALLATAGLSWLTGVGVNATYAGDILGPMIIFGFGMGLQFVSLTLMALSHVPPHESGAASGLLNTSQQLGGSLGLSVLVTVFGAAAAHEAARLAPEFLARATPPQRLLHERTGQLPPPWGDQVLAAGTSAAFVLAAVFTAVAALIALLVIQVRPSDIARLKGTAGPGGR; translated from the coding sequence ATGACCACGCCCCGGCCCACCCCCGCACCGCGCACCGCCGCCCCCGCCCGGGGCGACGGAAACGGGATCGCTCTGCTGGTCATCGCCTCCTGCCAGTTGATGGTCGTCCTCGACGCCACCATCGTGAACATCGCCCTCCCGCACATCCAGCGATCGCTGCAGTTCTCCACCACGGGCCTGGCCTGGGTGGTGAGCGCCTACACGCTCGCCTTCGGCGGTCTGCTGCTCCTCGGCGGACGCACGGGCGACATCCTCGGCCGGCGGCGGGTGTTCATCACCGGCGTACTGGTCTTCGTCGTCGCGTCACTGCTCGGCGGCCTCGCGCAGAACGCCCCGCAACTGCTCGCCGCCCGCGCCCTGCAGGGCGCGGGCGGTGCCGTCGCCTCCCCGACCGCGCTCGCCCTGATCAGTACGACGTTCCGGGAGGGACCAGAGCGGAACCGGGCGTTCGGCGTCTTCGCAGCCGTGTCCGCGGCCGGCGGAGCCATCGGGCTCCTCGCGGGTGGCGTCATCGTCGAATGGCTCGACTGGCGCTGGGTGTTCTTCGTCAACGTTCCCATCGGACTGCTCATCGTCCTCGCCGCCCCGCGCCGCATCCGCGAGTCCGCACGCCACCCGGGGCACTTCGACATCGCGGGAGCCCTGACCTCCACGCTCGGCATGGTGCTGATCGTCTACGCCTTCATCCGCGCCGCCCAGGACGGCTGGCGGGACGGGGTCACGCTGGCGTCCTTCGCGTCCGCGGCCGTGGTCCTCACGGTCTTCGTCGTGGTGGAGACCCGCTCCAGGCAGCCGATCACCCCGCTGCACATGTTCGCCGACCGCAACCGTGCGGGCACCTACGGGATGATGCTCAGCCTCGCCGCGGCGATGTTCGGGATGTTCTTCTTCCTTACGCTATTCGTACAGAACGTGCTCGGTTTCAGCCCGCTGCGGGCCGGTCTGTCCTTCCTTCCCGTCAGCGCGGTGATCGCGACCGGCGCCGGCGTGGCCTCGCGCCTCCTGCCCCGGTTCGGGCCCAAGCCCTTCATGGTGACCGGAGCGCTGCTCGCCACGGCCGGACTGTCCTGGCTGACCGGGGTCGGCGTCAACGCCACGTACGCGGGCGACATCCTCGGCCCGATGATCATCTTCGGCTTCGGCATGGGGCTGCAGTTCGTCTCGCTCACCCTCATGGCGCTCTCCCACGTCCCGCCGCACGAGTCGGGCGCGGCCTCGGGACTGCTCAACACCAGCCAGCAGCTCGGCGGGTCGCTCGGTCTGTCCGTCCTGGTCACGGTGTTCGGTGCGGCTGCCGCGCACGAGGCGGCCCGGCTGGCGCCGGAGTTCCTCGCCCGGGCGACCCCGCCGCAGCGGCTGCTCCACGAGCGCACCGGGCAGCTGCCGCCGCCCTGGGGCGACCAGGTGCTCGCGGCCGGGACCAGCGCCGCGTTCGTACTGGCCGCGGTCTTCACCGCAGTCGCCGCGCTGATCGCGCTGCTCGTCATCCAGGTGCGGCCCTCGGACATCGCGCGACTGAAGGGCACGGCAGGGCCGGGAGGGCGCTGA
- a CDS encoding GntR family transcriptional regulator, with translation MGDLKQIGLITAQERLRDQVAHALRAALVAGELRPGHVYSAPGLAADFGISATPVREAMLDLTREGLVEPVRNKGFRVTEVSERDLDQYTELRALIEVPTIGRVTQIATEAQLEALRPVAEEIVEHAGNHNLIGYLDADRRFHLGLLSLAGNDRLVETVGDLRKRSRLYGLTRLDELGLLVASAEEHHELLDLMLAGDELAAEECMSRHLGHVRSLWAQAGEEPVEPRTKRTLGAR, from the coding sequence ATGGGGGACCTGAAGCAGATCGGCCTGATCACCGCTCAGGAGCGGCTGCGCGACCAGGTCGCCCACGCCCTGCGGGCCGCGCTGGTCGCCGGTGAACTCCGCCCCGGCCATGTGTACTCCGCACCCGGACTCGCCGCGGACTTCGGGATCTCCGCCACACCGGTCCGCGAGGCCATGCTGGACCTCACCCGCGAGGGACTGGTCGAACCCGTGCGTAACAAGGGCTTCCGCGTCACCGAGGTCAGCGAGCGCGACCTCGACCAGTACACCGAACTCCGCGCCCTGATCGAGGTGCCGACCATCGGCCGGGTCACGCAGATCGCCACCGAGGCCCAGCTCGAGGCACTGCGCCCGGTGGCCGAGGAGATCGTGGAGCACGCGGGCAATCACAATCTGATCGGCTACCTCGACGCCGACCGCCGCTTCCACCTCGGCCTGCTCTCCCTGGCCGGCAACGACCGTCTCGTCGAGACCGTCGGTGACCTGCGCAAGCGCTCACGGCTCTACGGGCTGACGCGGCTCGACGAGCTCGGCCTGCTGGTCGCCTCCGCAGAGGAGCACCACGAACTGCTCGACCTCATGCTCGCCGGTGACGAGCTCGCCGCCGAGGAGTGCATGTCCCGCCATCTCGGCCACGTCCGCTCGCTCTGGGCGCAGGCCGGGGAGGAACCGGTGGAGCCGCGCACCAAGCGCACCCTCGGCGCCCGCTGA